The Gemmatimonas sp. UBA7669 sequence ACAGCCCCTACGGCCCTCTGGGCTACGGCGCGGGTCGTTTCGGTTGGGGCAACCCCTGGGGCTGGCCACTGTATGGGCAGGGCCCGATCATCATCGTCAATCAGCCACCGGTTGATCCGGGGCAGGGTGGCGGCGGTGTGGGCGTCACGCCGCGCGGCCGCGCTGTGAATGGCCTCGGTTACACGCGTGGTCCCATTCAGGGTGGCGCGCAGGGTGGCGGCGGCGGTGGTGTCGCGCCGCGCCCGTCCTACTATCCGTCGGGTGGTTCCGGCACGGGGTCGTCGGGTGGCTCGGTTGGCGGCGGCTCGGCAGGTGGCGGCGGCGGTGACGGTGGTGGCCGCACCGCCAAGCCGCGCGGCGGCTGAGGCTCCGCAGAGGCTTCACCGAGGCTCCACAACAATTGCGGTGTGCGAATACAAACGGCGGGAGTCTTCGGACTCCCGCCGTTTGTGTTCATCCAGACATGCAGCAACGGCGAACGGCTATGCCACCTCCGCAGACCGCTCGGCCGACACTTCACGCCCAATTTCCAGCAGTGCTTCAAACACGGCATCCATGTCGTCGTCGGTCGTGCGATGGTTGACGTGCGCCATGCGCAGCACGAACCGTCCGTTCGCCATGGTGCTGGACGGCACGGCGATTCCGCGCTCCTGCACCCGCATGAGCAACTCGCGATTGATCTCGTCTACGACCTCGTCCACGTAGCCGCCCACGAACTCGTCACCCCGTTCATGTGATGTGTCACCTGAGATCTGCGTTGGCAGGTAGCGGAAACACAACACGTTGAGTGGACTCGGTCCCACACGTTCAAACTCCGGGTGCGCATCCAACCGCGCGGCAAAGCGCTGCACCTGTTCGATGTTCTGCTCGATGAGCGCGCCAAACTTGTGCACGCCATCGGCCTTGAGTTGCATCCACACCTTGAGCGCCTTGAAGCCACGTGTGAGGTCGAGCCCCACATCGTTGAACGGCTGACCGCCCGCACTCACGCCGCGTGGCAGCGCACCCAGATATGCCGCACTGCTGCGGAAGGCCGCGTGGTGCACGGCCGGATCACGCACGAGGGCCACGGCACATTCGAAGGGCATGGAGCCCCACTTGTGCAGGTCGAATGCCAGCGAGTCGGCTCGCGACAGGCCGCGCACAAGGTGCCGGTAGCGCGGGCTCAGTGCCAGCAGGGCACCAAAGGCGCCGTCCACATGGAACCACAGCCCATTGGCCTCGGCCACGTCGGCCAGGGCGTCCAGATCATCCACGGCACCGGCGTTCACCGTGCCCGCCGTTCCCACCACGGCAAATGGCACCAGACCCGCGGCGCGATCGGCCTGCATTTGTGCGTTCAACGCCGTCACATCCATGCGATGATCGGGGCCTGTTGGCACACGAACAAAAGCCCGGTCACCCAGCCCCAGCCACTCGGCAGCCTTGCGCGCCCAGGAATGCGTTTCGGTGGAGCCATAAAACACCAGCGGGCCCGAAGCCGCCTCTCCATCAATCTGCTCCGGCCAGCGCTGCACGCCGTCGCGGCGCGGGTTCCGGCCCAGTCGCTCACCCATGGCCATGCGCGCGCAGGCCAGCCCATGCACATTGGCCATCGTGCCGCCGGTGACAAACAGGCCGCTCGCCCCGGGCAGTCCCATCCACTCCCCGAACCAGCGAATAACCTGCTGTTCCACCGCGGCAGGCGCCTGATTGAAGCCGGCCAGATGCGGGTTCATGCCCGAGGCAAGAAGATCCGCCAGCATGGCCAGTGGGGTGCCGTTGCCTTGCACCCACCCGAAGAACCGTGGATGCCAGTTGCCGTTGCCGTATGGCAGGACATGCTGACGAAACTGCTCGTACACGGCCTCGGCCCCTGAGCCGGCTTCCGGTCCGGCTTCTTCGAACAGGGTCGCCTTGTGGGGAGGCATGGGCCGCCAGGCCGGCGTGTGCGGCAGGGCACGCGTGGCGTCGAACAGGTCATCGAGCATGCGATGACCGAGGAGGCGGAGCGCCTCCCACTCGGCATCGCTACTGGGGTCGAATGTTGTGTGCTGAGTCACTGAGATGGGGCGAAGGAACTGGGGACGGTGAGTCACGTCGGAGCGTGGAGCGTGCATGGTGCGTCGACGTATCACGCGGGGGCCAGCCGAATCGTGCTGCGTTCGAAAGATAGGAGTGGCGGCGCGATGGTACCGTCCTCGGGCGCACCTGGTGGCATAGTGGGCGGCGGCGGCATCCGGCCGCCACACCAACCCGCCATCCCGCGTGGAGTTTCGCATGACGTCTTCTGCCGTCCCGGTCACTAGCCAGTTTCCCACGTCCCGTCTTAAGATCAAGGAGTTGCCGTCTACGGAGCGGCCGCGTGAACGACTGCGGGCGCTCGGGGCCCAGGCCCTGAGCACCACGGAACTGCTCGCGCTGCTGTTCGGCTCGGGGCCACGCGGCGCGTCCGCGTTGACCTGTGCGCAGCAGGTGTTTGATCAGTGTGGTGGGTCGCTTGGGCGTCTCGCAGCCATGCCCTTTGCCTCGCTCACGCGGGCGCATGGTGTGGGTGAGGCACGGGCGGCGGCGGTGCAGGCGGCGCTCGAGCTTGGTCGGCGCATGACCGGTGAGGCGCGGGAAGCCGGTGTGCCGCTGCGTGGACCGCGTGATGTGGCGGCGGCGTACGCGCCGCGGCTGCAGGACGCGCCGGTGGAGGAATTTCACGTGGCCATCCTCGACGCGCAGCATCGTTTGGAGCGGGACGTGCTGGTCACACGGGGCTTGCTCAATTCATCGCTGGTGCATCCGCGCGAGGTCTTTCGCGAGGCCATCGCCGAACGGGCAGCAGCGGTGATTCTGGTGCACAACCATCCGAGTGGTGATCCCACGCCCAGTGCCGAAGATCGCGCGGTGACGGAACAGTTGGTGGCGGCCGGGCGCCTGCTCGACATCCCGGTGCATGATCACGTCATTGTGGGACGTGGTCGCTATGTCAGCTTTGCGGAGGCAGGCCTGTTGTGACGACGATCGCGCTGCACGAGATGATTCCGGGGTTCGGGCCGGGTGCCGATGGCGCCTACGATCGGCTCGACCACGACTTGCTCGTGCGCGCCTATCGGTTCTCCGACGTGGCCCATGCAGGGCAGGTGCGGCATTCCGGCGAGCCCTATGTCTCGCACTGTGTGGAAGTGGCCCGCATTCTGGCCGACCTGCAGCTCGACACCACCACGGTGGCCTGTGGTCTGCTGCATGACATCGTCGAGGACACCGACGTGTCCATCAGCGATGTGGAGCGCGAGTTCGGGGCCGAGGTGGCGCAGATCGTCGATGGGCTCACCAAGATCGCGAACCTCCCCATGTCGTCGCGGGAAGAGCGGCAGGTCGAGAACTATCGCAAGCTGCTGCTGTCCATTGCCAAGGATGCGCGGGTCATCCTCATCAAGCTGGCCGACCGTTTGCACAACATGCGCACGCTCGACTGGCTGGCTCCCGAGAAGCGGCGGCGCATCGCGCAGGAAACGCGCGACCTGTACGCCCCGCTGGCCCACCGCTTCGGTATGGCCAAGGTGCGATGGGAGCTCGAGGACCTGTCGTTCAAGCATCTCGAGCCCGAGGCCTACAAGACGCTGGCCAGGCTGGTGGCGGCCAAGCGTGGGGAACGTGAGGCGCTCATCTCGCAGATGAAGGAGCCGCTCGAGAAGCGGCTGGCCGAGGCGGGCATTGCTGACGTGGAAGTCACGGGGCGCCCCAAGCACCTGTGGTCCATCTACAAGAAAATGCAGCAGCGCGATCGTCCCTACGAGGACATCTACGACCTGCTGGCCATTCGTGTCATCGTGCCCAACGTGCTCGAGTGCTATCACGCGCTGGGTGTCATTCACGATGGCTGGACGCCGGTGCAGGAGCGCATCAAGGACTACATCGCGCAGCCCAAGAGCAACGGCTACCAGTCGCTGCACACCACGGTGTTCGGGCCTGGGCGGCAGCTCTTCGAAATTCAGATCCGCACGCGTGACATGCACCGCACGGCCGACTACGGTATCGCGGCGCATTGGCTGTACAAGGAGAACACGCGCAACGCGGATGAGCTGGATCGGCAATTGGCCTGGTTCCGTCAGGTGCTCGAGCTGCAGCTCGATGCCGAGACGCCGGGCGAGTTCCTCGAGTTCCTCAAGCTCGATCTCTATCAGGACGAGATCTTCGTCTTCACGCCCACGGGCGATGTCATCCAGTTGCCCAAGGGTGCCACGCCGCTGGACTTTGCTTTTGCCGTGCACTCGCAGGTGGGTGCGCGCTGCGCGGGCGCCAAGGTCAACGGCCGCATCGCGCCGTTGTCGCGCGAGCTCAAAAATTCGGAAACGGTGGAGATTCTCACCAATCCGAACGCCAAGCCCAGTCGCGACTGGCTGGCGCATGTGCGCACCGGCAAGGCGCGCCATAAAATCCGCCAGCTCCTGCGTCTCGAGGAGCGCTCTTCGGCCATGCGCCTGGGCCGCGAGATTCTCGAGCGCGAACTGCGCCGGCGCCGTCTGCCCAAGGCCGACGACGACAAGCTCCAGCCGGTGGCGCGGCTGCTCAAGCTCAAGGACACACCACAGCTCATTGCCTCAGTGGGGGCGGGCGATGTGCATGTCATGCAGGTGCTCAAGGCCCTGCATCCGGAGCTCGAGAGCGCACCCGAGCCGCAGGAGAAGCCCAGCACGCTCGAGCGCATCGTCGATCGTGTGCGCGGCACCGGCAAGGGCATCCGCATTCAAGGGGCCGACGGCCTGCTGGTGCGCTATGCGCAGTGTTGTCAGCCGGTGCCGGGCGACAACGTGGTGGGCTATGTGACCCGGGGCCGCGGCGTGAGTATCCATCGCGGCGACTGTCCCAACCTGCTGCTCCTGGCGCATGAGCCGGAGCGGCGGCTCGAGATTGATTGGCAGGAAATGGCCGGCGAGCGTTTTGTGGTGCGGCTCGCCATGGAAGGCACCGATCGCCGCGGGCTCTACGCCGACGTGGCGGCGGCCGTGAGTGCCACCGGCACCGACATCAAGAGCTTCGAGCTCAAGACCACCGACGGCAAGGTGACGGGCTCGGCCATGGTGGAAGTGGAGAACCTCGCCCACCTCGAGCGCATCATGAAGGCCGCGCGGCGCGTGAAGGGCATTGCGGTGGTCAGTCGCCGGGAAAAGATCACGGCGGAGGATTGAGGGCCACGATCCGCGTCAAGGTTGAACGTGGTACACAGCAACGCTTGGACTCGGCGATAAATGTAAGGCGTACACGTGTTTGTCGTTCGGCGATACGCTGACAGCAAGGGCAGGCTTGGGCAAGTAGATGCGGCGGAAGCCCCTACCATCCCAGTCCATCGTGTGTATCTCGCGACCGAGCTGCGCAGTTCCTTTCGCTTCAGCACGCGAAAGGCCTGAGTACAGTGCGACGATTTTGTGCGGCGTAGTGCTCACGTCCACATAACCAAAGCGAAGGTCCCT is a genomic window containing:
- a CDS encoding pyridoxal phosphate-dependent decarboxylase family protein: MTQHTTFDPSSDAEWEALRLLGHRMLDDLFDATRALPHTPAWRPMPPHKATLFEEAGPEAGSGAEAVYEQFRQHVLPYGNGNWHPRFFGWVQGNGTPLAMLADLLASGMNPHLAGFNQAPAAVEQQVIRWFGEWMGLPGASGLFVTGGTMANVHGLACARMAMGERLGRNPRRDGVQRWPEQIDGEAASGPLVFYGSTETHSWARKAAEWLGLGDRAFVRVPTGPDHRMDVTALNAQMQADRAAGLVPFAVVGTAGTVNAGAVDDLDALADVAEANGLWFHVDGAFGALLALSPRYRHLVRGLSRADSLAFDLHKWGSMPFECAVALVRDPAVHHAAFRSSAAYLGALPRGVSAGGQPFNDVGLDLTRGFKALKVWMQLKADGVHKFGALIEQNIEQVQRFAARLDAHPEFERVGPSPLNVLCFRYLPTQISGDTSHERGDEFVGGYVDEVVDEINRELLMRVQERGIAVPSSTMANGRFVLRMAHVNHRTTDDDMDAVFEALLEIGREVSAERSAEVA
- the radC gene encoding RadC family protein, whose product is MTSSAVPVTSQFPTSRLKIKELPSTERPRERLRALGAQALSTTELLALLFGSGPRGASALTCAQQVFDQCGGSLGRLAAMPFASLTRAHGVGEARAAAVQAALELGRRMTGEAREAGVPLRGPRDVAAAYAPRLQDAPVEEFHVAILDAQHRLERDVLVTRGLLNSSLVHPREVFREAIAERAAAVILVHNHPSGDPTPSAEDRAVTEQLVAAGRLLDIPVHDHVIVGRGRYVSFAEAGLL
- a CDS encoding bifunctional (p)ppGpp synthetase/guanosine-3',5'-bis(diphosphate) 3'-pyrophosphohydrolase; its protein translation is MTTIALHEMIPGFGPGADGAYDRLDHDLLVRAYRFSDVAHAGQVRHSGEPYVSHCVEVARILADLQLDTTTVACGLLHDIVEDTDVSISDVEREFGAEVAQIVDGLTKIANLPMSSREERQVENYRKLLLSIAKDARVILIKLADRLHNMRTLDWLAPEKRRRIAQETRDLYAPLAHRFGMAKVRWELEDLSFKHLEPEAYKTLARLVAAKRGEREALISQMKEPLEKRLAEAGIADVEVTGRPKHLWSIYKKMQQRDRPYEDIYDLLAIRVIVPNVLECYHALGVIHDGWTPVQERIKDYIAQPKSNGYQSLHTTVFGPGRQLFEIQIRTRDMHRTADYGIAAHWLYKENTRNADELDRQLAWFRQVLELQLDAETPGEFLEFLKLDLYQDEIFVFTPTGDVIQLPKGATPLDFAFAVHSQVGARCAGAKVNGRIAPLSRELKNSETVEILTNPNAKPSRDWLAHVRTGKARHKIRQLLRLEERSSAMRLGREILERELRRRRLPKADDDKLQPVARLLKLKDTPQLIASVGAGDVHVMQVLKALHPELESAPEPQEKPSTLERIVDRVRGTGKGIRIQGADGLLVRYAQCCQPVPGDNVVGYVTRGRGVSIHRGDCPNLLLLAHEPERRLEIDWQEMAGERFVVRLAMEGTDRRGLYADVAAAVSATGTDIKSFELKTTDGKVTGSAMVEVENLAHLERIMKAARRVKGIAVVSRREKITAED